From the Winogradskyella forsetii genome, the window TTTAGGTTATAATTTTAGACGTGCAGAAGAATTGCGAATTGTAGATCAGAGAAACTTTTCAGGACTATCAGTTGGTGTGGGCATTAAATTAAACAGAATGCGTTTTAGTTATACGCATGCAAGATTTACAAGTGCATCAAATACCAGTTTTTTCGGACTTCAGATCGATTTGGATTCTCGAAGACGTTGGTAGATGATTTGATTTTTAATCATATTAAATTCCTGTTGTAAGTGTGAGGTTATAAATGTTCAAGAAAGAAGACACGAATTTTACTAATTAACACGAATAATGAGATTTGTGAAAATTAGTCAAATTCGTGTCAAAAAAAATTTAAACGCTTCATTATAAGTTTTAATATTTAGTTTAATTAAATTTGAATTCATCAAAATACGAGATTCCCGTTTTCATGGGAAATGAAATGAACAAAATCATCATCGCCATAGACGGATTTTCATCCACAGGAAAAAGTACGGTTGCTAAACAGTTAGCAAAACGTCTCAACTATATCTATGTGGATACTGGAGCGATGTACAGAGCGGTCACTTATTTTGCACTCGAGAATGAACTTATTGGCGAAGATTTTTTTGACGAAGAAGCTTTGATCCATAGGTTAGGGGATATCAGCATTACGTTTAAGTTTAATGAAGTAGCCGGTTTTGCTGAAGTCTATTTAAACGGAAAAAATATTGAAGCAGCTATCAGAACTCTAAGGGTTTCAAAATACGTGAGTCCTGTGGCAACTTTGTCTGAAGTGCGACGTAAGTTGGTAGAGCAGCAACAGCTTATGGGAAAAGATAAAGGTATTGTTATGGACGGTCGCGATATTGGAACGGTTGTTTTTCCTGATGCTGAATTAAAAATCTTTATGACGGCTTCAGCGGAAACAAGAGCCAAACGACGCTACAAAGAATTGTTGGATCGTGGCCATAATTTAAGTTATGACGATGTGTTGGAAAATGTAACAACACGAGATCGCATAGATTCTACAAGAGAAGATTCACCGTTAGTAAAAGCCGCTGACGCCATTGAAATTGATAATTCTAATTTGACTATTGAGGAGCAGTTGGAGACTTTACTAGGGTTGGCTCATCAAATTATTTCAAATTAAAAAAGCGATAAACAAACAGTTCATCGCTTCTAAAAATAAATAAAAAGTTTTACTAAAGCTTAGGAATAATCAATTCTTGACCAGGATGTATTAAATCTGGATTCTTTAGAATATCTGTATTCGCTTGGAATATTTTTTGGTACTTTCCTGGCTCGCCATAATATTGTTTGGCTATTTTGCCCAGTGTTTCTCCAGATTCTACAGTGTGTCTGGCATAAACCGATTCGTCCGCCACTTTAATGTCGGCCATAATATCAGAAGGGTTTTCGCCGCCCACTTCTTTGATTTTATCCCACATTAAATCTTTTTCGTATTGCGTAGACGCCGTTCCCCAAACTTTCAGTTTTCCGTTTTCCTCTTCAACTTTACCGTTTTGGATATTTAATTTTTCTCCCAAGTCCAATACATCTTGATATTTTGCTTTTACCATTTTTTGTAAGTTTTAAATTGTTAATAGTGTTGTAAAGATACCAAAATATGTACCAAATTTTAACATTTCAAACATGATTTTGATATACTGATTTATAAGACACAAATATCAAACTAAAGTCACATTATTTGGTGTCTGGTTTTCAGTACTTTAATTTTACAAAATGTTTTGGAAAAACTAGAATTATATCGTACTTTTGCACACCTTTTTAGCGGTTTATAGAAAATGAAAAGG encodes:
- the cmk gene encoding (d)CMP kinase, producing the protein MNKIIIAIDGFSSTGKSTVAKQLAKRLNYIYVDTGAMYRAVTYFALENELIGEDFFDEEALIHRLGDISITFKFNEVAGFAEVYLNGKNIEAAIRTLRVSKYVSPVATLSEVRRKLVEQQQLMGKDKGIVMDGRDIGTVVFPDAELKIFMTASAETRAKRRYKELLDRGHNLSYDDVLENVTTRDRIDSTREDSPLVKAADAIEIDNSNLTIEEQLETLLGLAHQIISN
- a CDS encoding LysM peptidoglycan-binding domain-containing protein, with amino-acid sequence MVKAKYQDVLDLGEKLNIQNGKVEEENGKLKVWGTASTQYEKDLMWDKIKEVGGENPSDIMADIKVADESVYARHTVESGETLGKIAKQYYGEPGKYQKIFQANTDILKNPDLIHPGQELIIPKL